A portion of the Drosophila sechellia strain sech25 chromosome 2R, ASM438219v1, whole genome shotgun sequence genome contains these proteins:
- the LOC6609536 gene encoding uncharacterized protein LOC6609536 isoform X1, whose product MDLETGEQHYQYKDILSVFEDAFVDNFDCKDVQGMLQPVLSKEEIDQIIMSKDAVSSTLRLFWTLLSKQEEMVQVFVEDVLRVNYEFLMAPIKYEQRQPSRMTSMYIEQGDRLYNDNQVFAKYNVNRLQPYLKLRQALLELRPAKNVLIDGVLGSGKTWVALDVCLSYKVQCKMDFKIFWLNLKNCNSPETVLEMLQKLLYQIDSNWTSRCDHTSNIKLRIHSIQAELRRLLKSKPYENCLLVLLNVQNAKAWNAFNLGCKILLTTRFKQVTDFLSEATTTHISLDHHSMTLTPDEVKSLFLKYLHCRPQDLPREVLTTNPRRLSIIAESIRDGLATWDNWKHVNCDKLTTIIESSLNVLEPAEYRQMFDRLSVFPPSAHIPITLLSLIWFDVKSDVMVVVNKLHKYSLVEKQPKESTISIPSIYLELKVEVENEPTLHRSIVDHYNIPNAFDNDDLILPFLDQYFYSHIGHHLKNIEHTERVTLFRMVFLDFRFLEQKIRHDSTAWNASGSILNTLQQLKFYKPYICDNDPKYERLVNAILDFLPKIEENLICSKFTDLLRIALMAEDEAIFEEAHKQVQRFDGRVWFTNHGRFHQHRQIINLGNNEGRHAVYLHNDFCLMALASGQILLTDVSLEGEDTYLLRDEIDSSDILRMAVFNQQKHLITLHSNGSVKLWALWPDCPGRLRSGGSKQQLVNSVVKRCLIGSYANLKIVAFHLNEDAGLPEANIQLHVAFSNGDVNILNWDGQDQMFKLSHVPVLKTMQSGIRCFVQVLKRYYVVCTSNCTLTVWDLTNGSGDTPELPGFNVDNDTPLALDVFDEKVKTATVLLIFKYSVWRLNFLPGPWVDLQSEAVQLPEGSFITCGKRSTDGRYLLLGTSEGLIVYDLKISDPVLRSNVSEHIECVDIYELFDPVYKYIVLCGAKGKQVVHVHTLRSVTGSNSYQNREIAWVHSADEISIMTKACLEPNVYLRSLMDMTRERTQILAVDSKERIHLIETVISSSSAWSTITPTHAASNCKINAISAFNDKQIFVGYVNGMIIDVNHDAALPQQFIEEPIDYLKQVSPNFLVASAHSAQKTVIFQLGKIDLPQPNDQWPLMLDVSTKYASLQEGRYIILFSDHGVCHVDIANTAAFVKPKDSEEYIVGFDLKNSLLFLAYENNIINVFRLIFSCNQLKYEPICEEEIAQKAKISYLVAADDGTMLAMGFENGTLELFAVENRKVQLIYSIEKVHEHCIRQLRFSPCKLLLVSCAEQLCFWNVTHMRNNQLEREQKQRRSRRHKQHSVTQEDAVDAAPIAADIDEDVTFVADEFHPVNRETAELWRNKRGNAIRPELLACVKFVGNEARQFFTDAKFSQFYAIDDEGVYYHLQLLELSRLQPPPEPITLEIANQYEDLKNLRILHSPLMQDSDSEGADVVGNLVLEKNSEVAGATPILEETSS is encoded by the exons ATGGATTTGGAAACAGGAGAGCAGCATTACCAATACAAGGACATTTTGTCCGTGTTTGAGGATGCATTCGTCGACAACTTCGACTGCAAGGATGTCCAGGGTATGCTGCAACCAGTATTGTCCAAGGAGGAAATTGACCAGATCATCATGTCTAAGGATGCAGTCAGCAGCACACTTCGTTTGTTTTGGACACTGCTCTCTAAACAGGAGGAAATGGTCCAGGTCTTTGTGGAGGACGTTCTCAGGGTCAACTACGAATTCTTAATGGCGCCAATCAAGTATGAGCAACGGCAGCCCAGCAGGATGACCAGTATGTACATCGAGCAGGGAGATCGTCTGTACAACGACAACCAAGTATTTGCCAAGTACAATGTGAACCGCCTGCAACCG tATTTGAAACTAAGGCAGGCTCTTCTAGAACTTCGCCCAGCGAAAAATGTATTGATTGATGGAGTCTTGGGATCGGGAAAGACTTGGGTAGCCTTGGATGTGTGCCTATCGTACAAAGTGCAATGCAAGATGGACTTTAAGATCTTCTGGCTAAACTTAAAGAACTGCAATAGCCCGGAGACCGTGCTAGAGATGCTGCAGAAACTACTTTACCAGATCGATTCCAACTGGACAAGTCGTTGCGATCACACCAGTAACATAAAGCTTCGAATCCACAGCATTCAGGCGGAGCTGCGACGACTGCTCAAGAGCAAGCCATATGAGAATTGTCTCCTTGTTCTGCTTAATGTGCAAAATGCCAAGGCTTGGAATGCCTTCAACTTGGGCTGCAAGATATTGCTGACTACAAGGTTCAAGCAGGTCACTGACTTTCTTTCGGAAGCTACCACAACTCATATTTCATTGGATCATCATTCGATGACGCTTACGCCGGATGAGGTTAAGTCTTTGTTTCTAAAATACCTCCACTGTCGACCACAGGATTTGCCCCGGGAAGTTTTGACAACGAATCCACGCAGACTAAGCATTATTGCTGAGAGCATTCGGGATGGTCTGGCGACCTGGGACAACTGGAAACA tgTAAACTGTGATAAGCTGACGACCATCATTGAGAGCTCTCTAAACGTTCTGGAACCCGCTGAATATAGACAAATGTTTGATAGACTGTCAGTTTTCCCTCCATCAGCCCACATACCCATTACT CTCTTATCGTTGATATGGTTTGATGTCAAATCGGATGTAATGGTGGTGGTTAACAAActtcataaatattcattgGTGGAGAAGCAACCAAAAGAGTCAACCATAAGTATACCCAGCATATACTTGGAGTTGAAAGTCGAGGTTGAAAACGAACCTACACTTCATCGGAGTATCGTAGATCACTATAA TATCCCAAATGCATTCGATAACGACGACTTGATACTGCCTTTCCTGGACCAATACTTCTATAGCCACATCGGTCATCATCTAAAAAACATTGAGCACACCGAGCGGGTGACTCTCTTTCGCATGGTCTTTTTAGATTTTCGTTTTCTAGAACAAAAAATTCGTCACGATTCAACTGCATGGAATGCCAGCGGATCGATCTTGAACACGCTGCAGCAGCTGAAGTTCTACAAGCCATATATTTGCG ACAATGACCCAAAGTATGAGCGCTTAGTAAACGCTATTCTggattttttgccaaaaattgaggAAAATCTTATCTGTTCAAAGTTTACGGACCTGCTTAGGATTGCCCTGATGGCCGAGGATGAGGCGATTTTTGAAGAAGCCCACAAACAAGTGCAGCGCTTTGACGGTCGAGTTTGGTTTACTAACCA CGGTCGTTTTCACCAGCACCGGCAGATTATAAACCTGGGTAATAATGAGGGGCGCCATGCTGTCTACCTTCACAACGACTTTTGCTTGATGGCGCTGGCCAGCGGGCAGATTCTGCTAACCGATGTTTCGCTAGAGGGAGAGGACACCTATTTGCTAAGGGACGAGATCGACAGCAGTGACATTCTGCGTATGGCGGTGTTTAACCAACAGAAGCACTTGATCACCTTGCACAGCAACGGAAGCGTAAAACTTTGGGCCCTGTGGCCCGATTGCCCAGGAAGGCTCCGCAGTGGTGGTAGCAAGCAACAGCTAGTCAATAGCGTGGTTAAACGCTGCCTTATAGGTAGCTATGCAAATCTGAAAATTGTAGCTTTCCATTTAAATGAAGACGCCGGATTGCCAGAGGCCAACATCCAACTGCATGTAGCATTCAGCAATGGTGATGTGAACATTTTGAATTGGGACGGACAAGATCAGATGTTCAAACTCTCGCACGTGCCTGTTTTGAAAACGATGCAGTCGGGAATTCGGTGTTTCGTTCAGGTTTTGAAGCGATATTACGTGGTCTGCACCTCCAATTGTACACTAACTGTATGGGATTTGACCAACGGTTCCGGCGATACGCCGGAACTACCTGGTTTTAATGTCGATAACGACACGCCGTTGGCCTTAGATGTATTTGACGAGAAGGTTAAGACCGCCACCGTGTTGCTGATTTTTAAGTACAGCGTATGGCGGCTCAATTTTTTGCCAGGTCCTTGGGTTGATTTGCAATCGGAGGCAGTGCAACTGCCAGAAGGAAGTTTCATCACCTGCGGAAAGCGTTCGACTGACGGACGCTACCTACTGCTGGGCACATCCGAGGGACTTATTGTGTATGATCTAAAAATCTCTGATCCCGTGCTACGTAGCAATGTCAGCGAACATATAGAGTGTGTGGATATCTACGAGCTGTTTGATCCTGTCTATAAGTACATCGTTTTGTGCGGCGCTAAGGGAAAACAGGTGGTCCATGTGCACACATTGCGCTCTGTAACTGGCTCGAATTCATACCAAAATAGGGAAATCGCCTGGGTTCACAGTGCAGATGAGATAAGCATAATGACGAAGGCTTGCTTGGAGCCTAATGTCTATCTGCGTTCTCTGATGGACATGACCAGAGAGCGGACGCAAATTCTGGCTGTGGACTCCAAGGAGCGCATTCACCTAATTGAAACTGTCATTTCTAGCAGTTCCGCATGGTCCACAATCACACCCACTCATGCTGCCAGTAACTGTAAGATAAATGCCATATCCGCCTTTAACGACAAACAGATTTTCGTTGGCTATGTGAACGGAATGATAATAGATGTTAATCATGATGCAGCACTACCTCAGCAGTTTATAGAGGAGCCCATTGATTACCTCAAACAGGTCAGTCCCAACTTTCTGGTGGCATCGGCACACAGTGCCCAGAAGACTGTGATATTCCAGCTGGGAAAGATAGATCTGCCTCAGCCCAATGACCAGTGGCCATTGATGCTGGATGTTAGTACCAAGTACGCGTCCTTACAGGAAGGACGGTATATCATTTTGTTTTCCGACCACGGAGTCTGT CATGTGGATATAGCTAATACAGCTGCATTCGTGAAACCGAAGGATTCGGAGGAATACATTGTCGGCTTTGATCTAAAGAACAGTCTTCTCTTTCTGGCCTACGAAAACAACATCATCAAT GTATTCCGTTTAATATTCAGCTGTAACCAACTAAAGTACGAACCGATTTGCGAAGAAGAGATCGCCCAGAAGGCCAAGATCAGCTATTTGGTAGCCGCGGATGATGGTACCATGTTGGCTATGGGTTTCGAAAATGGCACTTTAGAG CTCTTTGCCGTTGAAAACAGAAAAGTTCAACTGATCTACAGCATTGAAAAGGTCCACGAGCACTGCATCCGGCAATTGCGATTCTCGCCATGTAAGTTGCTCCTGGTCAGCTGCGCGGAGCAGCTGTGCTTCTGGAACGTGACGCACATGCGCAACAATCAATTGGAGCGCGAGCAAAAACAGCGGCGCAGTCGACGCCACAAGCAGCACAGTGTTACACAAGAGGATGCTGTGGATGCGGCGCCCATTGCAGCGGACATCGATGAAGATGTCACATTCGTTGCCGACGAGTTTCACCCGGTCAACCGAGAGACTGCGGAACTGTGGCGGAATAAGCGCGGCAATGCCATCCGTCCGGAACTCCTGGCCTGCGTTAAATTTGTGGGAAATGAAGCTCGTCAGTTCTTCACAGACGCCAAGTTCTCGCAATTTTATGCCATAGATGACGAGGGTGTCTACTACCATCTGCAGTTGCTGGAGTTGAGTAGACTTCAACCTCCACCTGAACCAATAACGTTGGAGATTGCAAATCAGTATGAAGACTTAAAAAATCTTCGAATTCTCCACAGCCCACTTATGCAGGATTCGGATAGCGAGGGTGCTGATGTGGTTGGCAACCTTGTTCTGGAGAAGAACAGCGAAGTGGCGGGGGCGACACCAATTCTGGAGGAGACCAGTTCATGA
- the LOC6609536 gene encoding uncharacterized protein LOC6609536 isoform X2, which produces MDLETGEQHYQYKDILSVFEDAFVDNFDCKDVQGMLQPVLSKEEIDQIIMSKDAVSSTLRLFWTLLSKQEEMVQVFVEDVLRVNYEFLMAPIKYEQRQPSRMTSMYIEQGDRLYNDNQVFAKYNVNRLQPYLKLRQALLELRPAKNVLIDGVLGSGKTWVALDVCLSYKVQCKMDFKIFWLNLKNCNSPETVLEMLQKLLYQIDSNWTSRCDHTSNIKLRIHSIQAELRRLLKSKPYENCLLVLLNVQNAKAWNAFNLGCKILLTTRFKQVTDFLSEATTTHISLDHHSMTLTPDEVKSLFLKYLHCRPQDLPREVLTTNPRRLSIIAESIRDGLATWDNWKHVNCDKLTTIIESSLNVLEPAEYRQMFDRLSVFPPSAHIPITLLSLIWFDVKSDVMVVVNKLHKYSLVEKQPKESTISIPSIYLELKVEVENEPTLHRSIVDHYNIPNAFDNDDLILPFLDQYFYSHIGHHLKNIEHTERVTLFRMVFLDFRFLEQKIRHDSTAWNASGSILNTLQQLKFYKPYICDNDPKYERLVNAILDFLPKIEENLICSKFTDLLRIALMAEDEAIFEEAHKQVQRFDGRVWFTNHGRFHQHRQIINLGNNEGRHAVYLHNDFCLMALASGQILLTDVSLEGEDTYLLRDEIDSSDILRMAVFNQQKHLITLHSNGSVKLWALWPDCPGRLRSGGSKQQLVNSVVKRCLIGSYANLKIVAFHLNEDAGLPEANIQLHVAFSNGDVNILNWDGQDQMFKLSHVPVLKTMQSGIRCFVQVLKRYYVVCTSNCTLTVWDLTNGSGDTPELPGFNVDNDTPLALDVFDEKVKTATVLLIFKYSVWRLNFLPGPWVDLQSEAVQLPEGSFITCGKRSTDGRYLLLGTSEGLIVYDLKISDPVLRSNVSEHIECVDIYELFDPVYKYIVLCGAKGKQVVHVHTLRSVTGSNSYQNREIAWVHSADEISIMTKACLEPNVYLRSLMDMTRERTQILAVDSKERIHLIETVISSSSAWSTITPTHAASNCKINAISAFNDKQIFVGYVNGMIIDVNHDAALPQQFIEEPIDYLKQVSPNFLVASAHSAQKTVIFQLGKIDLPQPNDQWPLMLDVSTKYASLQEGRYIILFSDHGVCHVDIANTAAFVKPKDSEEYIVGFDLKNSLLFLAYENNIINVFRLIFSCNQLKYEPICEEEIAQKAKISYLVAADDGTMLAMGFENGTLELFAVENRKVQLIYSIEKVHEHCIRQLRFSPCKLLLVSCAEQLCFWNVTHMRNNQLEREQKQRRSRRHKQHSVTQEDAVDAAPIAADIDEDVTFVADEFHPVNRETAELWRNKRGNAIRPELLACVKFVGNEARQFFTDAKFSQFYAIDDEGVYYHLQLLDPLMQDSDSEGADVVGNLVLEKNSEVAGATPILEETSS; this is translated from the exons ATGGATTTGGAAACAGGAGAGCAGCATTACCAATACAAGGACATTTTGTCCGTGTTTGAGGATGCATTCGTCGACAACTTCGACTGCAAGGATGTCCAGGGTATGCTGCAACCAGTATTGTCCAAGGAGGAAATTGACCAGATCATCATGTCTAAGGATGCAGTCAGCAGCACACTTCGTTTGTTTTGGACACTGCTCTCTAAACAGGAGGAAATGGTCCAGGTCTTTGTGGAGGACGTTCTCAGGGTCAACTACGAATTCTTAATGGCGCCAATCAAGTATGAGCAACGGCAGCCCAGCAGGATGACCAGTATGTACATCGAGCAGGGAGATCGTCTGTACAACGACAACCAAGTATTTGCCAAGTACAATGTGAACCGCCTGCAACCG tATTTGAAACTAAGGCAGGCTCTTCTAGAACTTCGCCCAGCGAAAAATGTATTGATTGATGGAGTCTTGGGATCGGGAAAGACTTGGGTAGCCTTGGATGTGTGCCTATCGTACAAAGTGCAATGCAAGATGGACTTTAAGATCTTCTGGCTAAACTTAAAGAACTGCAATAGCCCGGAGACCGTGCTAGAGATGCTGCAGAAACTACTTTACCAGATCGATTCCAACTGGACAAGTCGTTGCGATCACACCAGTAACATAAAGCTTCGAATCCACAGCATTCAGGCGGAGCTGCGACGACTGCTCAAGAGCAAGCCATATGAGAATTGTCTCCTTGTTCTGCTTAATGTGCAAAATGCCAAGGCTTGGAATGCCTTCAACTTGGGCTGCAAGATATTGCTGACTACAAGGTTCAAGCAGGTCACTGACTTTCTTTCGGAAGCTACCACAACTCATATTTCATTGGATCATCATTCGATGACGCTTACGCCGGATGAGGTTAAGTCTTTGTTTCTAAAATACCTCCACTGTCGACCACAGGATTTGCCCCGGGAAGTTTTGACAACGAATCCACGCAGACTAAGCATTATTGCTGAGAGCATTCGGGATGGTCTGGCGACCTGGGACAACTGGAAACA tgTAAACTGTGATAAGCTGACGACCATCATTGAGAGCTCTCTAAACGTTCTGGAACCCGCTGAATATAGACAAATGTTTGATAGACTGTCAGTTTTCCCTCCATCAGCCCACATACCCATTACT CTCTTATCGTTGATATGGTTTGATGTCAAATCGGATGTAATGGTGGTGGTTAACAAActtcataaatattcattgGTGGAGAAGCAACCAAAAGAGTCAACCATAAGTATACCCAGCATATACTTGGAGTTGAAAGTCGAGGTTGAAAACGAACCTACACTTCATCGGAGTATCGTAGATCACTATAA TATCCCAAATGCATTCGATAACGACGACTTGATACTGCCTTTCCTGGACCAATACTTCTATAGCCACATCGGTCATCATCTAAAAAACATTGAGCACACCGAGCGGGTGACTCTCTTTCGCATGGTCTTTTTAGATTTTCGTTTTCTAGAACAAAAAATTCGTCACGATTCAACTGCATGGAATGCCAGCGGATCGATCTTGAACACGCTGCAGCAGCTGAAGTTCTACAAGCCATATATTTGCG ACAATGACCCAAAGTATGAGCGCTTAGTAAACGCTATTCTggattttttgccaaaaattgaggAAAATCTTATCTGTTCAAAGTTTACGGACCTGCTTAGGATTGCCCTGATGGCCGAGGATGAGGCGATTTTTGAAGAAGCCCACAAACAAGTGCAGCGCTTTGACGGTCGAGTTTGGTTTACTAACCA CGGTCGTTTTCACCAGCACCGGCAGATTATAAACCTGGGTAATAATGAGGGGCGCCATGCTGTCTACCTTCACAACGACTTTTGCTTGATGGCGCTGGCCAGCGGGCAGATTCTGCTAACCGATGTTTCGCTAGAGGGAGAGGACACCTATTTGCTAAGGGACGAGATCGACAGCAGTGACATTCTGCGTATGGCGGTGTTTAACCAACAGAAGCACTTGATCACCTTGCACAGCAACGGAAGCGTAAAACTTTGGGCCCTGTGGCCCGATTGCCCAGGAAGGCTCCGCAGTGGTGGTAGCAAGCAACAGCTAGTCAATAGCGTGGTTAAACGCTGCCTTATAGGTAGCTATGCAAATCTGAAAATTGTAGCTTTCCATTTAAATGAAGACGCCGGATTGCCAGAGGCCAACATCCAACTGCATGTAGCATTCAGCAATGGTGATGTGAACATTTTGAATTGGGACGGACAAGATCAGATGTTCAAACTCTCGCACGTGCCTGTTTTGAAAACGATGCAGTCGGGAATTCGGTGTTTCGTTCAGGTTTTGAAGCGATATTACGTGGTCTGCACCTCCAATTGTACACTAACTGTATGGGATTTGACCAACGGTTCCGGCGATACGCCGGAACTACCTGGTTTTAATGTCGATAACGACACGCCGTTGGCCTTAGATGTATTTGACGAGAAGGTTAAGACCGCCACCGTGTTGCTGATTTTTAAGTACAGCGTATGGCGGCTCAATTTTTTGCCAGGTCCTTGGGTTGATTTGCAATCGGAGGCAGTGCAACTGCCAGAAGGAAGTTTCATCACCTGCGGAAAGCGTTCGACTGACGGACGCTACCTACTGCTGGGCACATCCGAGGGACTTATTGTGTATGATCTAAAAATCTCTGATCCCGTGCTACGTAGCAATGTCAGCGAACATATAGAGTGTGTGGATATCTACGAGCTGTTTGATCCTGTCTATAAGTACATCGTTTTGTGCGGCGCTAAGGGAAAACAGGTGGTCCATGTGCACACATTGCGCTCTGTAACTGGCTCGAATTCATACCAAAATAGGGAAATCGCCTGGGTTCACAGTGCAGATGAGATAAGCATAATGACGAAGGCTTGCTTGGAGCCTAATGTCTATCTGCGTTCTCTGATGGACATGACCAGAGAGCGGACGCAAATTCTGGCTGTGGACTCCAAGGAGCGCATTCACCTAATTGAAACTGTCATTTCTAGCAGTTCCGCATGGTCCACAATCACACCCACTCATGCTGCCAGTAACTGTAAGATAAATGCCATATCCGCCTTTAACGACAAACAGATTTTCGTTGGCTATGTGAACGGAATGATAATAGATGTTAATCATGATGCAGCACTACCTCAGCAGTTTATAGAGGAGCCCATTGATTACCTCAAACAGGTCAGTCCCAACTTTCTGGTGGCATCGGCACACAGTGCCCAGAAGACTGTGATATTCCAGCTGGGAAAGATAGATCTGCCTCAGCCCAATGACCAGTGGCCATTGATGCTGGATGTTAGTACCAAGTACGCGTCCTTACAGGAAGGACGGTATATCATTTTGTTTTCCGACCACGGAGTCTGT CATGTGGATATAGCTAATACAGCTGCATTCGTGAAACCGAAGGATTCGGAGGAATACATTGTCGGCTTTGATCTAAAGAACAGTCTTCTCTTTCTGGCCTACGAAAACAACATCATCAAT GTATTCCGTTTAATATTCAGCTGTAACCAACTAAAGTACGAACCGATTTGCGAAGAAGAGATCGCCCAGAAGGCCAAGATCAGCTATTTGGTAGCCGCGGATGATGGTACCATGTTGGCTATGGGTTTCGAAAATGGCACTTTAGAG CTCTTTGCCGTTGAAAACAGAAAAGTTCAACTGATCTACAGCATTGAAAAGGTCCACGAGCACTGCATCCGGCAATTGCGATTCTCGCCATGTAAGTTGCTCCTGGTCAGCTGCGCGGAGCAGCTGTGCTTCTGGAACGTGACGCACATGCGCAACAATCAATTGGAGCGCGAGCAAAAACAGCGGCGCAGTCGACGCCACAAGCAGCACAGTGTTACACAAGAGGATGCTGTGGATGCGGCGCCCATTGCAGCGGACATCGATGAAGATGTCACATTCGTTGCCGACGAGTTTCACCCGGTCAACCGAGAGACTGCGGAACTGTGGCGGAATAAGCGCGGCAATGCCATCCGTCCGGAACTCCTGGCCTGCGTTAAATTTGTGGGAAATGAAGCTCGTCAGTTCTTCACAGACGCCAAGTTCTCGCAATTTTATGCCATAGATGACGAGGGTGTCTACTACCATCTGCAGTTGCTGGA CCCACTTATGCAGGATTCGGATAGCGAGGGTGCTGATGTGGTTGGCAACCTTGTTCTGGAGAAGAACAGCGAAGTGGCGGGGGCGACACCAATTCTGGAGGAGACCAGTTCATGA